The following are encoded together in the Candidatus Aramenus sp. CH1 genome:
- a CDS encoding metallopeptidase TldD-related protein: protein MKFELFEEVIEGESSTLSQGVYKRTSSLSLSRYLVNRRWQVGNGEREEVPFNCASYVREEVKDWERAEEVLTTFLQEGVKVKSKKVTRRITYRGNVCEEVKVVNYVKVGEESFGFTGSPKDVRSVIELLKLVPSLPQGRPRFMESAKVILDPEATAKLFHVILQLMREDSRFFNKGEKLFGEVTVYDNPKNLFSVGFSAFDDEGTRTEVRELIGDGYVVNYLGSVATGTPGNGRGALPKPDYFTVELKRGDWKVNELLEETKDGILVLGTNYVEVVKNSVRLFPRTTVLIGSGKVFIREVAIRFMDLASIDAVTSDVKNVMVDEEHGGLTPFVRLTAKPVFF from the coding sequence GTGAAGTTTGAGCTTTTCGAGGAAGTAATTGAGGGAGAGAGCTCCACCCTGTCTCAAGGGGTATACAAAAGAACTTCCTCGCTCTCTCTGAGCAGATACCTAGTCAACAGGAGGTGGCAAGTGGGGAACGGAGAAAGAGAAGAAGTGCCCTTTAACTGCGCCAGTTACGTCAGGGAAGAGGTCAAGGACTGGGAGAGGGCTGAGGAAGTACTGACAACTTTCTTGCAGGAGGGAGTCAAGGTAAAGTCAAAGAAGGTAACTAGGAGGATAACCTACAGGGGTAACGTGTGCGAGGAGGTAAAGGTCGTTAACTACGTAAAGGTAGGGGAAGAGAGCTTTGGCTTTACCGGATCCCCAAAGGACGTCAGATCGGTCATAGAGCTCTTGAAGCTGGTGCCGTCCTTACCACAAGGCAGGCCTCGCTTTATGGAGTCGGCAAAGGTCATCCTCGATCCCGAGGCCACTGCAAAGCTGTTCCACGTTATCCTACAGCTCATGAGGGAGGACTCCCGTTTCTTCAACAAGGGGGAGAAGCTGTTCGGGGAGGTCACAGTGTACGACAATCCGAAGAACCTCTTCTCAGTGGGTTTCTCTGCCTTTGACGACGAGGGGACCAGGACTGAGGTCAGGGAGCTGATAGGGGACGGATACGTGGTGAACTACCTGGGGTCCGTCGCCACTGGAACTCCGGGAAACGGTAGGGGGGCCCTTCCAAAGCCTGACTACTTCACCGTGGAGCTAAAGAGGGGCGACTGGAAGGTCAACGAGTTGTTGGAGGAGACCAAGGACGGCATACTGGTGCTGGGGACAAACTACGTAGAGGTGGTGAAGAACAGCGTGAGGCTCTTCCCTAGGACTACTGTGCTAATTGGCTCGGGGAAGGTGTTCATTAGGGAGGTTGCAATACGCTTCATGGACCTAGCTTCAATCGACGCAGTGACAAGCGACGTAAAGAACGTCATGGTGGACGAGGAACACGGTGGGCTAACCCCCTTCGTGAGACTGACAGCAAAGCCCGTGTTCTTTTAA
- a CDS encoding XdhC family protein gives MKVVIFTSSREATMEEPVSCDRDTVKVDASKCTGSSITIAPHLARYLKDLGFHVVVVDPFGESYEADQVIKGTTFQVPDEVVKDSYVVVATRHVYDTWAIMKSVYGGAREIAVVMSLRRAKEIMKRLMQAGIEKEKLRKLRIPAGLDLGGKSEKEIALSIVAEILAVESGGSGRPLREVKGFEKMLDEL, from the coding sequence ATGAAAGTCGTCATTTTTACCTCAAGTAGAGAGGCAACAATGGAGGAGCCAGTCTCCTGTGACAGAGACACAGTAAAGGTGGATGCAAGCAAGTGCACAGGGAGTAGCATAACCATTGCCCCCCACCTGGCTAGGTACTTAAAGGACTTGGGGTTTCACGTTGTAGTAGTCGACCCCTTTGGCGAGTCCTATGAGGCAGACCAAGTAATAAAGGGAACCACTTTCCAAGTCCCTGACGAGGTAGTAAAGGACAGCTACGTGGTAGTGGCCACGAGGCACGTCTACGATACTTGGGCAATAATGAAGTCGGTCTACGGAGGTGCCAGAGAGATCGCGGTAGTGATGAGCTTGAGGAGGGCTAAGGAGATAATGAAGAGGCTTATGCAGGCAGGCATAGAGAAGGAGAAGCTCAGGAAGCTCAGGATACCCGCTGGCCTCGACCTGGGAGGAAAGAGCGAGAAAGAGATCGCCTTAAGTATAGTAGCTGAGATACTGGCAGTAGAAAGTGGAGGTAGCGGTAGACCGCTCAGAGAAGTGAAGGGCTTCGAGAAGATGCTCGATGAACTTTAA
- the tsaA gene encoding tRNA (N6-threonylcarbamoyladenosine(37)-N6)-methyltransferase TrmO has protein sequence MNFKPIGYVRRGKGASRKEIVDLVVLEEYAEGLKGIEEFSHLIVLYFMHLAKEDKLARELDGVEVGVFATRSPNRPNPIGLSVVELLSVEGNVLKVRGINAFDGTPILDIKPYDEWDSVQNPRVPEWYRRTHLKEHGLCCQSHEGG, from the coding sequence ATGAACTTTAAGCCAATTGGTTACGTAAGGCGGGGTAAGGGCGCGTCTAGGAAGGAGATCGTGGACCTAGTCGTCCTAGAAGAGTACGCAGAGGGGTTAAAGGGCATTGAGGAGTTCTCCCACCTCATCGTGCTCTACTTCATGCACTTGGCCAAGGAGGACAAGCTCGCTAGAGAACTGGACGGTGTAGAGGTTGGAGTATTTGCTACCAGAAGTCCTAACAGGCCAAACCCGATAGGCCTCTCCGTCGTGGAGTTGTTGTCCGTGGAGGGCAACGTGCTGAAGGTGAGGGGGATAAACGCCTTTGACGGAACCCCCATCTTGGACATAAAGCCCTACGATGAGTGGGACTCAGTGCAGAACCCAAGGGTTCCAGAGTGGTACAGGAGGACGCACTTAAAAGAACACGGGCTTTGCTGTCAGTCTCACGAAGGGGGTTAG
- a CDS encoding DUF302 domain-containing protein codes for MEVFKSKYDFETTIKKLEESILANNMRIVSRVNAQENLRKAGFEIRGNYIFEVFRPDYAFKLFSRNLRAGIEPPLRIYVFEDNDGIYVEYYHPSEILGKWGAEDIGKELDEIFKKIVSIVK; via the coding sequence ATGGAGGTCTTCAAGTCTAAGTACGACTTTGAGACTACGATAAAGAAGCTCGAGGAGTCAATACTTGCCAACAACATGAGGATAGTCTCAAGGGTGAACGCCCAGGAGAACTTAAGGAAGGCTGGCTTCGAGATAAGGGGGAACTACATATTCGAGGTATTTAGACCGGACTACGCCTTCAAGCTCTTCTCCAGGAACTTGAGGGCTGGCATAGAACCACCGCTGAGGATATACGTGTTCGAGGACAACGACGGGATATACGTTGAGTACTACCACCCGTCGGAGATCCTAGGGAAGTGGGGGGCTGAGGACATAGGGAAGGAGCTGGACGAGATTTTCAAGAAGATAGTATCTATAGTCAAGTAA